The following coding sequences lie in one Numida meleagris isolate 19003 breed g44 Domestic line chromosome Z, NumMel1.0, whole genome shotgun sequence genomic window:
- the TMEM174 gene encoding transmembrane protein 174 codes for MEQNNSNVEDFSLNVFSVTPYPPSRSDALVSDGDKAGATLLFSGVFLGLVGITFTVMGWIKYDGLTHLEWTQLLGPILLSVGVTFILIAVCKFNMLTCKPCKEREENMLDIDQSASGQSFVFTGINQPITFHGATVVQYIPPPYPAQDGTATSPGYLHPVLSCCGAVSPGVSPIPSPSSAHFCPAYSLDNPAFTWDETCASYLAENTRNQRSEDSSDEPEELLEDPCEDLSPPRYEEIFPLSS; via the exons ATGGAGCAGAACAACAGCAATGTAGAGGATTTCtccctgaatgtgttttctGTCACTCCTTACCCGCCAAGCCGGTCTGATGCCCTGGTGTCAGATGGGGACAAAGCCGGTGCCACTCTGCTTTTCTCAGGTGTGTTCTTGGGACTGGTGGGGATCACATTCACCGTGATGGGCTGGATAAAGTATGACGGCCTTACTCACCTGGAATGGACTCAGTTACTAGGGCCTATCCTGCTTTCCGTCGGGGTAACTTTCATCCTGATTGCTGTTTGCAAATTTAACATGCTTACGTGCAAGCCCtgcaaagaaagagaggagaacaTGTTAGACATCGACCAGAGTGCAAGCGGACAGTCCTTCGTGTTCACCGGAATCAACCAGCCCATTACTTTCCATGGTGCCACCGTGGTGCAGTACATCCCCCCGCCTTACCCAGCGCAGGATGGCACGGCCACCAGCCCTGGCTACCTGCACCCCGTGCTCAGCTGCTGCGGGGCCGTCTCCCCTGGTGTCTCgcccatccccagccccagctctgctcacttCTGCCCTGCCTACTCTTTGGACAACCCTGCTTTCACCTGGGATGAGACCTGCGCCAGTTACCTTGCAGAGAACACAAGGAACCAAAG gTCAGAGGACAGCTCTGATGAGCCAGAAGAACTGCTGGAAGACCCCTGCGAAGACTTGTCACCTCCTCGTTACGAGGAAATATTCCCACTGTCTTCGTAA